ggaccatatagaacaatttggtgttgaaggaaaacttttactttggatgtctgggttaggcgtttttttggaccaattatactatactacctccgtaactttggaaccgttcattttagaagggttatgcatcgggccttttttacttaaaatttaatgtagaacaattttgtgtagaaggttgttcatgctaaactgcttagttttagaaatattgacgaaaaacgtaaaaaactacgaatttgcagatttctccccccctctcccccccccccccaaacccgacgatCAAAATGGTATGACtttttttgaacattatgtggaccatgtagaacaatttggtgttggaggataactttcactttggatgtctgggtttgggtctaactataccatactaattaGAGCAATTTCAGAAAACGCTGGTGTTTGAAAAGCCCCAGGGTGGACGCCAAGTGTAAGCCTTGTTTCAGTTAGTGGCCAGCCGGGCCGGGCGTAGGTCATGTGTTGTGCCAGAATAAATCACATTTGCAAGGTTCTAATGGAAGTTACCCAAGTAACACTGTAATTtcttgtgtgttttatttatattttatgccGAGAGAGAAACGTGAAAGTGTGACttttcttattaatttatttgacaACTTCTAAAAACAATATACTAATCGTAAAACTAAACTAGATATATGGTTACCCACAACAACGGATTATATGTAGTGTATATACTAGATTCTAGTGTCCCAACATTCTCCGGACCCAGGAATCAGGTGGCAGTGAATCTATGTGGAAACTTCAATGTTCTTCCATACCTTGACTTTTTAACCTTTTCTGACTTATCTTGTTCTGTTGATTCTTCTATGTCTTCTCTTAAATTTTCTTGAATATCATTGATAGGTAGTTCAACTCTATATAGTCGTAGACATGGACGAAccaatacaccattttttgtctTTACTTTTGCGACCCTTTGGATGCCATCTTGCCCAGAATATACTTCAATGATTTTGCCCATGGGCCAGTTTATTCTTTTGGCGTTGTCGGAACCAACCATTACTACATCACCAACCTTCACAAAATCTTCTCTTCTTTGACCATAATTTACTAGTTCCGCAAGGTATTCTTTCCTAAATCTGTCGTGTAAGATTTGCCTTAAATTTTGAATATGACGAAACCTACCTTTAAAAAATTCTGAATCCACGATGTCTAAATCAACAACCTCGTCGGAATTACCCTGTAATGGCTTTAAAAAACTTGATGGGGTTAAAACCTCAAACTCATCGACTTCAGAAACATAGGTAAGTGGTCTTTGATTTATCACCGACTCTATGTCGCATAACACTGTGTACAGCTCTACATAATGCAACGATGCTTTCCCCCAGTTGTCGGCGCAAAAGTTCTTTTACTACTCTTACTAACCTCTCCCACCACCCGCCCCACCAAGAAGCGGAGGGTGGATTAAAAATCCATTTTATTCGTCTTGTACCTGAAAATTGCTCTATTTCTACCCAATTTAACTTTCCAAAAATATTGTCACTCCCATGAAAATTTGTCCCATTGTCCGAATATATGATTTTAGGCCTCCCCCTTCTACTAATAAAGTGACGAAGAGCGTATAAAAATGCTTCAGTAGAGAGAGATTTCACCAGTACCAAATGAAGCGCTCTGTATACCTACTGCACACGTAAATAAAACTATCCACGTTTTTTCACCTCCCTTCAAATATAAGGGCCCTGCTAAATCTATACCTACAATCTCAAAAACCCCAGCATCGTTTATTCTATTAGCAAGTAAAGGAGCAAAAGGTGTTTCAATTTGTTTACCGTTTAACTTTTTATATGTGTCGCATGAGTAAATTACAGAGTTTATAGTTTTCCTGGCTTTTATTAACCAAAAATTTTCTCTGATTATTCCTAAAAGTATTTTCGGACCAGCATGACAACTTTTTTCATGTTCTTCAACTAAAAGTTTTCTTACTATTGTATTTTTGCTTGGAAGAATTATTGGGTACTTAAATTCTTGTGAAAAATCGCCATATGCAAGTGTAGTTTTTAACCTTAAAATTCCATTTTTGTCTTCAAATATTTCGAACTTCCTCAATCCctttatattttctgttaaattttGAATTTGTGCAAATTTTATTATGCATGTTTCAGCTCTTTCTAGTTCTTGAGCATTTAAGTAATCAAATTTGTTGCTTGTCTTAGCTTCTAcacatgttcttcttcttttgtttctaaCATTGTGGTAAAATCTAAGAATCCATCCTACTAATCTCCGTACTTTTGAAAACTTTCCGAAATAATTTAACTTTTGACAAAATTCTTCCGAATTTTCTGCTAGATTAGTATTAACTAATTTCATACATTCTTTCATTGCTTCTTCTTCTGTAGCGCTTACTTCTCCTTTTGGCCACATATTTTCTGGTTCTTTGAGCCATTGAGGGCCCTTCCACCATTGTTTTTCCAAAAGTTGTTTCCCGCTACATCCTTGTGATAAAACGTCTGCAATATTCATATCACCTGGCACGTGGCGCCACTGATATACTGCAGAATATTTTTTAATCTCTTTTACCCGGTTTCCTAAAAAAGTATTCCAAAGACCCTTTGTTTTAATCCAGGTTAAGACAACCATCGAATCACTCCAGTAGTACGTTTTAAGCTCTGTAAAGTCTGTTACTTCTTTAACAGTTTCTAATAACCTAACACCTATCACAGCAGCCATTAATTCTAACCTAGGGAGAGTAATCGTTTTAACTGGACTTAAACGCGATTTTGCTAACAAAAGTTTGATTGAAATTGAATTTTGAAATTCTAGCCTAATAAAAACGCAAGCGGCATAAGCGTATTTACTAGCGTCAACGAAAACGTGAagagttttatttattattaggttCTCTTCTTCTGGATATGCTAAATATCTATGTATGTTACAAAAATTGAGACATTTAACACTTTTTAACCAAATTTCGAAACGTTTTTTGATATCGTCAGGTAATTTTTTTTCGGTAACGTAAATGTTCGGTAACGTGAAACCAATAGGATCAAAAACTCTCTGCGTTGCAGATAAAATGCCTCTTTTTGTTCTAGGAGTCTCGTAAAGACTGtctaaattttttatatcacaCGCTAAAGTGTCAGTTTGGTAATTCCACTGTATACCCAAAATAGAGATAAccttattttctaatttttcattGACGCTAGAAACATACGTATCGTTATTTTCATTAAAAGTCCACCCCCTAAGATCAAATTTTGCATTCTTTAGAATTTCTGTTGACtcatcaataatttttttaaattctgtttCATTCCTAACGCTAAAAACACAATTGTCTACGTAAAATGCGTTAAGAAGTTGATTAGCTGTTTCTGTGTATGTGTTTTCCTTTTCTAAATGCAAATTAACTGTTGCTGCTAAAAGAAACGGACTTGGCTTTAGCCCAAAAACTACTCTACAATgtctaaatatttttatttctcttttttcATAGTTTTTCCACCACAAAAATCGTAAAAAATCCCTATCTTTCTCTGAAATGCTTATCTGCAAAAATGCCTTCGCTATGTCTGACGTTACCCCAATTTTATGTAACCTGAACTTTAAAATTAAAGGTATTATTAGCTCAATTAGATTTGGACCCTTTTCCAGTAAATCATTAACAGAATTACCGTTACCATCTTTAGCTGATGCATCAAACACTGGTCGGATCTTCGTAGTTAAACTGGACTCTTTGACAACTGCGTGATGTGCCAAGTAGTGCGTATTCTTTTCCAACGgctcttcttctacttcttcaaTGATTCCTGTATTTTCCCAATCTTGAAATATATTGTCATACTCTGTAAGCTTGTTCAGAGAAAGTAACCGTTTTGTGGTAGAAAAAAGTCGCTTTTCAGCTAAATTAAAATTAGAGGTTATAGCCGGATAACCTTCTGCCCATGGTAAACAAACTTCAtatatattttcactatttaccaCAGTgctttctttaaatttttctaacGTGAGAATGTCTAACTCTTCTCGACATTTCGTCTCTGCTGGATCTTTTATACCCAGAACATCTAAACTCCATAAATTACTCAATGAGTCAATAAAATAAGTTGAAACAAacgtgtttattttattattacttttttgTGTCCCCATAACGGTCCAACCAAACTTGGTTTCCAAAGCTTCTGAAGAATCATTTATGTTTACCAAGTTTCCCGTTATGATGTGACCAAACATGTCTGCCCCAATTAATAAATTAACCTCTAATTCTTTAGAAGCAGAatcatttatataaatatttttatcttttaataAATCTAGCACCTTTTGATCAATTAATTTTGGAACGTAATTGCAAATTTTAGATTGTTCCAGTAAAGATAACCCAATGCTGAATAAATTTTCTAAACTTTCTATACCTGCCTTAAACAAACGATGAATCTTTGGAGCTCCCTGCAACCCACCAAAAACACCTTGAACTATATTTTCTTGTCCAATTTTAGTTAACCCTAAATCTTCCGCGCATTTTGTAGTTATATAGGAACGTTGCGAACCCGAATCTAGCAGTGCCCTTACTGTCATTGACCTTTTATTATCAGAAATAACCCTAACATTGATCTTTTTCAGTAAAGTTTCAGAAGCGACAGTTGTTAATGTATTTTCT
The window above is part of the Diabrotica virgifera virgifera chromosome 2, PGI_DIABVI_V3a genome. Proteins encoded here:
- the LOC114340577 gene encoding uncharacterized protein LOC114340577 yields the protein MPKIEIKKFDGNVKNWINFWGQFRKIDEDADLPNEDKLQYLIQSTEDGTPARSLVESFPPSAENYKIAIDQLKNRFARDEILIEVYVRELLNLIINQQTSKEDPGMALSTLYDRLETQLRALGTLGVTSDKYAAMLLPLVESTLPYELLKIWERNRASNNLKFNNELQGLLEFLKTEVEAEERVKLAQSSFTVPKSIDDKYTVETLHTESLKTKRKQKFSCIFCESNTHASQDCIKAQKMTLEQKKSIISKKWSCFSCLKQFHNFRTCKTTVKCIKCARKYFTLMCPDLHEKENKNRDLQKSESLENTLTTVASETLLKKINVRVISDNKRSMTVRALLDSGSQRSYITTKCAEDLGLTKIGQENIVQGVFGGLQGAPKIHRLFKAGIESLENLFSIGLSLLEQSKICNYVPKLIDQKVLDLLKDKNIYINDSASKELEVNLLIGADMFGHIITGNLVNINDSSEALETKFGWTVMGTQKSNNKINTFVSTYFIDSLSNLWSLDVLGIKDPAETKCREELDILTLEKFKESTVVNSENIYEVCLPWAEGYPAITSNFNLAEKRLFSTTKRLLSLNKLTEYDNIFQDWENTGIIEEVEEEPLEKNTHYLAHHAVVKESSLTTKIRPVFDASAKDGNGNSVNDLLEKGPNLIELIIPLILKFRLHKIGVTSDIAKAFLQISISEKDRDFLRFLWWKNYEKREIKIFRHCRVVFGLKPSPFLLAATVNLHLEKENTYTETANQLLNAFYVDNCVFSVRNETEFKKIIDESTEILKNAKFDLRGWTFNENNDTYVSSVNEKLENKVISILGIQWNYQTDTLACDIKNLDSLYETPRTKRGILSATQRVFDPIGFTLPNIYVTEKKLPDDIKKRFEIWLKSVKCLNFCNIHRYLAYPEEENLIINKTLHVFVDASKYAYAACVFIRLEFQNSISIKLLLAKSRLSPVKTITLPRLELMAAVIGVRLLETVKEVTDFTELKTYYWSDSMVVLTWIKTKGLWNTFLGNRVKEIKKYSAVYQWRHVPGDMNIADVLSQGCSGKQLLEKQWWKGPQWLKEPENMWPKGESSLLVEH